The following coding sequences are from one Bradyrhizobium sp. WSM471 window:
- a CDS encoding peptidoglycan-binding protein — MISFESLKSEYEGNWSNLEIRPSRLSDANAVARKAINGKATYQQIERLTGVPWYFAALCHYRESNFDFDTYLGNGETLHRATTIVPKGRGPFATFVDGAVDAFRIENFIGAHDWGIARILFRLEAFNGFGYHAKGCNSPYLYGGSTLYGPPEARAGKFVRDHVFDSNHVDSQLGTAVILHAMMSLDSSITLDCSPQFASRAEPEDDAASTIVLMQQALNKLGANPPLAEDGISGPKTRTAVSQFQQQNGLRDTGLLDGATVAALTRAVQSGPSGSSGDVSRIMKRLEDLAQLLRPPVGAVIPATTTSGNTLPATTDPISLFERLFSLVNKTAPMPGPLTPTSPAPVDQLKQVVDLLGTLLNRDGKPVLGQVNGALGDTIGKMLDGKKTALGIGGSLITALLSSVTASPNAGGIAGLLGTLVSAVPGLGQFAMPISLALTAWGVLGKMEKWAQGTAPPPRPTT, encoded by the coding sequence ATGATTTCATTCGAGAGTCTGAAAAGCGAATACGAGGGCAATTGGTCCAATCTCGAGATCCGGCCTTCACGCCTCTCCGACGCGAACGCGGTCGCGCGCAAGGCCATCAACGGCAAGGCGACCTATCAGCAGATCGAACGGCTGACCGGCGTCCCCTGGTATTTCGCTGCCCTCTGCCACTACCGCGAGTCCAATTTCGATTTCGACACCTACCTCGGCAACGGCGAAACGCTTCATCGCGCCACGACCATCGTTCCGAAAGGGCGCGGCCCGTTTGCCACGTTCGTGGACGGCGCCGTGGACGCCTTCAGAATCGAGAATTTCATCGGCGCTCACGACTGGGGGATCGCGCGGATTCTGTTCCGGCTCGAAGCGTTCAACGGCTTCGGCTATCACGCCAAGGGCTGCAATTCGCCCTATCTCTATGGCGGTTCGACGCTGTATGGCCCGCCCGAGGCAAGGGCTGGCAAATTCGTCCGCGATCATGTGTTCGATTCGAACCACGTCGATTCCCAGCTGGGCACCGCGGTGATCCTGCATGCCATGATGTCGCTGGATTCCTCGATCACCCTCGACTGCAGCCCGCAATTCGCCAGCCGCGCGGAGCCGGAGGACGACGCGGCGTCGACGATCGTTCTCATGCAGCAGGCGCTCAACAAGCTCGGCGCCAATCCGCCGCTCGCCGAGGACGGCATCAGCGGACCAAAGACCAGAACCGCGGTCTCGCAGTTTCAGCAGCAGAACGGCCTGAGGGATACCGGACTTCTCGACGGCGCCACGGTCGCCGCCCTCACGCGCGCTGTGCAGTCGGGCCCCAGCGGATCGAGCGGCGATGTGTCCAGGATCATGAAGCGGCTGGAGGATCTCGCGCAATTGCTGAGGCCACCGGTCGGCGCCGTGATCCCGGCAACGACGACATCGGGCAATACGCTGCCCGCCACCACGGATCCGATCAGCCTGTTCGAACGGCTCTTCTCCCTCGTCAACAAGACCGCCCCCATGCCAGGACCCCTCACCCCGACCAGCCCCGCTCCCGTCGATCAATTGAAGCAGGTCGTCGACCTGCTCGGCACCTTGCTCAACCGGGACGGCAAGCCCGTCCTCGGCCAGGTCAATGGCGCGCTCGGCGATACCATCGGCAAGATGCTCGACGGCAAGAAGACCGCGCTCGGCATCGGCGGCTCGCTGATCACGGCGCTGCTCTCGTCAGTGACCGCGAGCCCCAACGCAGGCGGTATTGCCGGACTGCTCGGGACGCTCGTGTCGGCCGTGCCGGGCCTCGGCCAGTTCGCGATGCCGATCTCGCTGGCGCTCACGGCCTGGGGCGTGCTTGGCAAAATGGAGAAGTGGGCCCAGGGCACCGCGCCGCCGCCCAGGCCGACGACGTAG
- a CDS encoding ABC transporter substrate-binding protein, protein MSPSHLRRALTAGLMAAFVSVAPARAETLDKVTFGTNWVAEAEHGGFFQAVADGTYKKYGLDVTIVPGGPNENNRMLLIAGKIDFFMAANTLMSFDAVANNVPVVTIAAVFQKDPQVMLTQPDAKVAKIEDLKPLTLFVSKEGMTSYFQWLKSEYGFSEKNVRPYNFNPQPFIANPKSAMQGYVTSEPFAVEKAAGFKPNVLLLADYGFNTYSTLIESRRDVVEKKPDLVQRFVDASMVGWYNYIYRDNSAGNAMIKKLNPEMTDELLAYSVAKMKEYGIVDSGDSLKNGIGAMSDERYTSFFNKMVKAGVVKADLDFRKSYTLRFVNKGVGAELRPSKP, encoded by the coding sequence ATGAGCCCCTCTCATCTGCGGCGAGCCTTAACGGCGGGCCTGATGGCCGCTTTCGTCTCGGTGGCCCCGGCGCGCGCCGAGACGCTGGACAAGGTCACCTTCGGCACCAATTGGGTCGCCGAGGCCGAGCACGGCGGCTTTTTCCAGGCCGTCGCCGACGGCACTTACAAGAAATATGGGCTGGACGTCACCATCGTTCCCGGTGGGCCCAACGAGAACAACCGGATGCTCCTGATCGCCGGCAAGATCGATTTCTTTATGGCCGCGAACACGCTGATGTCGTTCGACGCGGTCGCCAACAACGTCCCAGTCGTCACCATCGCCGCGGTGTTCCAGAAGGATCCGCAGGTGATGCTGACGCAGCCCGATGCCAAGGTCGCCAAGATCGAGGACCTCAAGCCGCTGACGCTGTTCGTCTCCAAGGAGGGCATGACCAGCTATTTCCAGTGGCTCAAATCCGAATACGGTTTCAGCGAGAAGAACGTTCGCCCCTATAATTTCAATCCGCAGCCCTTCATTGCCAATCCCAAGAGCGCGATGCAGGGTTACGTCACCTCCGAGCCCTTCGCGGTCGAGAAGGCCGCCGGCTTCAAGCCCAACGTGTTGCTGCTCGCCGATTACGGCTTCAACACCTATTCGACCCTGATCGAGAGCCGCCGCGACGTGGTCGAGAAGAAACCCGACCTGGTGCAGCGCTTTGTCGATGCCTCCATGGTCGGTTGGTACAATTACATCTACCGCGACAATTCCGCCGGCAACGCCATGATCAAGAAGCTCAATCCGGAGATGACCGACGAGCTGCTCGCCTATTCCGTCGCCAAGATGAAGGAATACGGCATCGTTGATTCCGGCGATTCGCTGAAGAACGGCATCGGTGCGATGAGCGACGAGCGCTACACCTCCTTCTTCAACAAGATGGTGAAGGCAGGCGTGGTGAAGGCGGACCTCGATTTCCGCAAATCCTATACGCTGCGCTTCGTCAACAAGGGCGTCGGCGCCGAGCTGCGCCCGAGCAAGCCGTAG
- the map gene encoding type I methionyl aminopeptidase — protein MSYVEATDTSLRKTGQIKLHGPSAFAGMRKAGALVAKCLDELTDIVGPGVPTERIDQFVRDFAFSNNAYPATLMYRGYRYSTCTSLNHVVCHGMPGDRPLKEGDIVNIDVTFIVDGWYGDSSRMYAVGPIARKAERLIEVTYEAMMRGIAAVKPGATTGDIGHAIQSFVEPQAMSVVRDFCGHGLGRMFHDEPNIIHIGRPGEGVQLKPGMFFTIEPMINLGKPHVKILSDGWTAVTRDRSLSAQFEHSVGVTATGVEIFTLSERHGEKQIG, from the coding sequence ATGAGCTACGTCGAAGCTACCGATACCTCGCTGCGCAAGACCGGGCAGATCAAGCTGCATGGGCCAAGCGCCTTTGCCGGCATGCGCAAGGCGGGAGCGCTGGTGGCGAAGTGCCTCGACGAGCTCACCGACATCGTCGGGCCGGGCGTTCCGACCGAGCGCATCGACCAGTTCGTCCGCGACTTCGCCTTCAGCAACAATGCCTATCCGGCGACGCTGATGTATCGCGGCTACCGCTATTCGACCTGTACCTCGCTCAACCACGTGGTCTGCCACGGCATGCCCGGCGACCGTCCGCTGAAAGAGGGCGACATCGTCAACATCGACGTCACCTTCATCGTCGACGGCTGGTACGGCGATTCCAGCCGGATGTATGCGGTCGGCCCGATCGCCCGCAAGGCCGAGCGGCTGATCGAGGTGACCTATGAGGCGATGATGCGCGGCATCGCCGCGGTGAAGCCCGGCGCCACCACCGGCGACATCGGCCACGCCATCCAGAGTTTCGTCGAGCCGCAGGCCATGAGCGTGGTGCGCGATTTCTGCGGCCATGGCCTCGGGCGCATGTTCCACGACGAGCCGAACATCATCCATATCGGCCGGCCCGGCGAAGGCGTGCAGCTCAAGCCCGGCATGTTTTTCACCATCGAGCCGATGATCAATCTCGGCAAGCCGCATGTGAAGATCCTGTCCGACGGCTGGACCGCCGTGACCCGCGACCGCTCGCTGTCGGCGCAGTTCGAGCATTCGGTCGGCGTCACCGCCACCGGCGTCGAGATCTTCACGCTGTCGGAGCGGCACGGCGAGAAGCAGATCGGGTGA
- the radC gene encoding DNA repair protein RadC: protein MPAKTDHDKSKPEEAPHYLGHRERLRERFYSAGADALSDYELLEMALFPALPRRDTKPLAKSLIKTFGSFAEVVHAPVARLREVDGIGESAIHQLKLIAAASHRVAKGGVNSRNALSSWNEVIDYCRTSMAFAEKEQFRLLFLDKRNQLIADEVQQTGTVDHTPVYPREVIKRALELSATALILVHNHPSGDPSPSQADIQMTKAIIDIAKPLGISVHDHIIVGKSGHASLRGMRLI from the coding sequence ATGCCCGCCAAGACCGACCACGACAAGAGCAAGCCCGAAGAAGCGCCGCACTATCTCGGCCATCGCGAACGGCTGCGCGAGCGCTTCTACAGCGCGGGTGCGGACGCGCTCAGCGACTACGAGCTGCTGGAGATGGCGCTGTTTCCGGCGCTGCCGCGGCGTGACACCAAGCCGCTGGCGAAGTCGCTGATCAAGACCTTCGGCTCGTTTGCCGAGGTCGTGCATGCGCCGGTGGCGCGCCTGCGCGAGGTGGACGGCATCGGGGAATCCGCGATCCACCAGCTCAAGCTGATCGCGGCGGCGTCGCATCGCGTCGCCAAGGGCGGGGTCAACAGCCGCAACGCGCTGTCGTCCTGGAACGAGGTGATCGACTATTGCCGCACCAGCATGGCGTTTGCCGAGAAAGAGCAGTTTCGCCTGCTGTTTCTCGACAAGCGCAACCAGCTCATCGCCGACGAGGTGCAGCAGACCGGCACCGTCGATCACACCCCGGTCTATCCGCGCGAGGTGATCAAGCGCGCGCTGGAATTGTCCGCGACCGCGCTGATCCTGGTGCACAACCACCCCTCAGGCGATCCCTCGCCGTCACAGGCCGACATCCAGATGACCAAGGCGATCATCGACATCGCCAAGCCGCTCGGCATTTCGGTGCACGACCACATCATCGTCGGCAAGAGCGGGCATGCGAGTTTGCGCGGGATGCGGTTGATCTAG
- a CDS encoding AprI/Inh family metalloprotease inhibitor, giving the protein MRALRVVAFAVAAYLAAIGIALAQDTTTLKKEMPGQWELSTTERSKTCVVTLKADTAAQGFKLELEPACKAALPFTKDIVAWSVRGLDIVRLQDASGEAVIDFTEVEAGIFEGLRQGEGVYILQDLAAARSMAKSMDQMIGDWSIVRGNGQPVCGLTLTNTEAGPDNFQVFLKPKCDAAIAQFNPTQWRLDRGQIILLSKAGEAWQFEADDNAQWRRVPDTADPLIMLRQ; this is encoded by the coding sequence ATGAGAGCTCTTCGGGTCGTTGCATTCGCCGTCGCGGCCTACTTGGCCGCGATCGGCATCGCGTTGGCGCAGGATACGACGACCCTGAAGAAGGAAATGCCCGGGCAGTGGGAGCTCTCGACCACCGAGCGCAGCAAGACCTGCGTGGTCACGCTCAAGGCCGACACTGCTGCTCAAGGCTTCAAGCTCGAGCTGGAGCCGGCCTGCAAGGCCGCGCTGCCTTTCACCAAGGACATCGTCGCCTGGAGCGTCAGGGGTCTCGACATCGTCCGCCTGCAGGATGCGAGCGGTGAAGCCGTGATCGACTTCACCGAGGTCGAGGCCGGCATCTTCGAGGGCCTGCGCCAAGGCGAGGGCGTCTACATCCTGCAAGACCTCGCCGCCGCCCGCTCGATGGCGAAGTCGATGGACCAGATGATCGGCGACTGGTCGATCGTGCGCGGCAACGGCCAGCCGGTCTGCGGGCTGACGCTGACCAACACGGAAGCCGGGCCGGACAATTTCCAGGTCTTCCTCAAGCCGAAATGCGATGCAGCCATCGCGCAGTTCAACCCGACGCAATGGCGGCTCGACCGCGGCCAGATCATCCTGCTGTCGAAGGCCGGCGAGGCCTGGCAGTTCGAGGCCGACGACAACGCGCAATGGCGGCGCGTGCCCGATACCGCCGATCCTCTGATCATGCTGCGGCAGTAG
- a CDS encoding ABC transporter permease produces MNAQASVTAKPSGAQRAVRFVLPVIVFAAGLLAWELVVRIKDIPPYVLPAPSVIFVTLIKDWAVLSQSLAATLLTTLEGFVAASIGGIALALLFNQSKWVEASLFPYAVVLQVTPVIAIAPLLLIYLEQQTAVVVCAFIVAFFPVLSNTTLGLNSVDRNLAGLFQLYGASPHQTLRFLKLPAALPYILGGLRIAGGLSLIGAVVAEIAAGTAGAGSGLAYRIAESGYRLNIPRMFAALLLLSLAGIVIYGVLALVSHLVLRRWHESALGKDN; encoded by the coding sequence ATGAACGCGCAAGCTTCCGTCACTGCGAAGCCGTCCGGCGCGCAACGCGCGGTGCGCTTCGTGCTGCCCGTCATCGTGTTCGCGGCGGGCCTGCTCGCCTGGGAGCTCGTGGTCCGCATCAAGGACATCCCGCCTTACGTGCTGCCGGCGCCCTCCGTCATATTCGTGACACTGATCAAGGATTGGGCGGTGCTGTCACAGTCGCTCGCCGCGACGCTGCTGACCACGCTTGAAGGTTTTGTCGCGGCCAGCATCGGCGGCATCGCGCTGGCGCTGCTGTTCAATCAGTCCAAATGGGTAGAAGCATCGCTGTTCCCCTATGCCGTAGTGCTTCAGGTCACGCCGGTCATCGCGATCGCGCCGCTGCTGCTGATCTATCTGGAGCAACAGACCGCGGTCGTGGTCTGCGCCTTCATCGTCGCCTTTTTCCCGGTGCTGTCGAACACCACGCTCGGGCTCAATTCGGTCGATCGCAACCTCGCCGGCCTGTTCCAGCTCTATGGCGCCTCGCCGCATCAGACCCTGCGCTTTCTCAAGCTGCCCGCGGCGCTGCCCTATATTCTCGGCGGCCTGCGCATTGCCGGCGGCCTGTCGCTGATCGGCGCGGTCGTGGCCGAGATCGCGGCGGGAACGGCCGGCGCCGGCTCCGGGCTCGCCTACAGGATCGCAGAATCCGGCTACCGCTTGAACATACCCCGCATGTTCGCAGCGCTGCTGCTGTTGTCGCTGGCCGGGATTGTCATCTATGGGGTGCTGGCGCTAGTTTCCCACCTCGTTTTACGGCGCTGGCACGAGAGCGCGCTTGGAAAGGACAACTGA
- a CDS encoding creatininase family protein produces MTPSRDWTEIRWADTSPDEVSRWIAVLPLAATEQHGPHLPLETDVLIADAYLARMRELLPESTPATFLPVEPIGISTEHIDYPGTQTLPTEIALKRWTGIGEDVARRGLKKLVIITSHGGNSAAMMLIAQDLRAHQKLFVVTTSWSRLSGADKLFPADEVRHGIHGGAIETSIMLARYPDRVRGDAIADFPASSIAMEQQYRWLSTQRPAPFAWQAQDLNPSGAIGNATLAVAAKGEQLIDQGARTFCELLAEVDNFDVNRLATGPLG; encoded by the coding sequence ATGACGCCTTCCCGCGACTGGACCGAGATCCGCTGGGCCGATACCAGCCCCGACGAGGTTTCGCGCTGGATCGCGGTGCTGCCGCTGGCGGCGACCGAGCAGCACGGCCCGCATCTGCCGCTCGAGACCGACGTGCTGATCGCGGACGCCTATCTCGCGCGGATGCGCGAGCTCCTGCCCGAGAGCACTCCGGCCACTTTCCTGCCCGTTGAACCGATCGGGATTTCCACCGAGCATATCGATTATCCGGGCACGCAGACGCTGCCGACTGAAATCGCGCTGAAGCGATGGACAGGGATCGGCGAGGACGTCGCGCGGCGCGGATTAAAGAAGCTCGTCATCATCACCAGCCATGGCGGCAACAGCGCGGCCATGATGCTGATCGCACAGGATTTGCGCGCGCATCAGAAGCTGTTCGTGGTGACGACGTCGTGGTCGCGGCTGTCGGGCGCGGACAAGCTGTTCCCGGCCGACGAAGTGCGTCACGGCATCCACGGCGGCGCGATCGAAACCTCGATCATGCTGGCGCGCTATCCCGATCGGGTGCGCGGTGATGCGATCGCGGATTTTCCCGCGAGCAGCATCGCGATGGAGCAGCAATATCGCTGGCTGTCGACGCAGCGACCCGCACCATTCGCCTGGCAGGCGCAGGATCTCAACCCCAGCGGCGCTATCGGCAATGCGACGCTGGCCGTGGCCGCGAAGGGCGAGCAACTGATCGACCAGGGCGCCCGCACTTTTTGCGAGCTGCTTGCCGAGGTTGATAACTTCGACGTGAACAGGCTCGCCACAGGCCCGCTCGGCTAG
- a CDS encoding 2-hydroxyacid dehydrogenase: MTTGSISSEKIDLLIYGPVRPILENGFSDHFVVHKAETRGDLERLTPAIREKIRGVAVTYHTVRADRDSLSQLPKIEMVASFGVGYDHVDAKYAAEHNIIVTNTPDVLTEEVADVAMGLLISTVREFIKADRYVRSGLWQTQNYPLSVGSLRDRKVGIVGMGRIGQAIARRLDASLVPVVYHTRNPSKDVSYKHYPDLIEMAKAVDTLMVIVPGGASTNKMINAEVLKALGPRGVLVNVARGSVIDEPALVQALKSGTILAAGLDVFAAEPNVPDELKTMQNVVLLPHIGSASVVTRNAMDQLVVDNLKSWFSGKAPLTPVAETPFKGR; this comes from the coding sequence ATGACCACCGGTTCGATTTCGTCCGAAAAGATCGACCTTCTGATTTATGGGCCGGTCCGGCCGATCCTCGAGAACGGGTTTTCCGATCATTTCGTCGTGCACAAGGCAGAGACGCGGGGCGATCTCGAGCGGCTGACGCCGGCGATCCGCGAAAAGATCCGCGGCGTGGCGGTGACCTATCACACCGTGCGCGCCGACAGGGATTCGCTGTCGCAGCTGCCGAAGATCGAGATGGTGGCGAGCTTCGGCGTCGGCTACGACCACGTCGACGCGAAATACGCCGCCGAGCACAACATCATCGTCACCAATACGCCCGACGTGCTGACCGAGGAGGTCGCCGACGTCGCGATGGGGCTTCTGATCTCCACGGTGCGTGAGTTCATCAAGGCCGACCGTTATGTGCGCTCCGGTCTCTGGCAGACCCAGAACTATCCGCTCAGCGTCGGCTCGCTGCGCGATCGCAAGGTCGGCATCGTCGGCATGGGCCGGATCGGACAGGCGATCGCGCGCCGGCTCGATGCCTCGCTGGTGCCGGTGGTCTATCACACCCGCAATCCGTCCAAGGACGTCTCCTACAAACATTACCCCGACCTGATCGAGATGGCGAAGGCCGTGGACACGCTGATGGTAATCGTGCCCGGTGGCGCCTCGACCAACAAGATGATCAACGCCGAGGTGCTGAAGGCGCTCGGCCCGCGCGGTGTGCTGGTCAACGTCGCGCGCGGCTCGGTGATCGACGAACCTGCGCTGGTCCAGGCGCTCAAGTCCGGCACCATCCTTGCCGCCGGTCTCGACGTGTTCGCGGCCGAGCCGAATGTGCCGGACGAGCTCAAGACCATGCAGAACGTGGTGCTGCTGCCGCATATCGGCTCGGCGTCGGTGGTGACGCGCAACGCGATGGACCAGCTCGTGGTCGACAATCTCAAGTCCTGGTTCTCAGGCAAGGCGCCGTTGACGCCGGTTGCGGAAACGCCTTTCAAGGGGCGCTGA
- a CDS encoding carbohydrate porin yields MRTAAAIASGVLAFPATSRAADLPLKAPALKAVYDWTGLYIGAHAGFTRGTSSATLTDPTVATDNHVFTGATGGVQAGYNWRLNSGFLLGVEGDISFPNYLPSNHVVSSAATALSSAEERWDYVASLRARLGYTTGPFLFYATGGAAFAGERFLSTPTGGTEEKVLNTRFGWTAGGGVEYAFAPHWSARLEYLYSKFENAHVTFPSGAQYSSSMDFQSLRIGLNRKIDWPGLPTYNPKSDVTDTESSRWEIHGQSTVLGQGYPAFHAPYTGPNSLLPSPDFQQTWSNSLYLNARLWDGGEVYFNPELLQGFGFNNTTGAAGFPNGEAQKSGFPYPHFNASRLFVRHTFGFGGEQEELPSGQFQLAGKADVSRLTLQVGKLSVVDVFDGNSYAHDPRKDFMNWSIWASGAFDYAADKLGLGYGATAELNQKQWALRAGYFLIDAQSNSNNFDMNIGRRGEYVVELETRYSLFGQPGKLRTLGFVNSAYSGSYRETLDNPLLNLDISQTRRGRLKYGYALNVEQAITDDVGVFGRWSWNDGRNEIMAFTDIDRSLSGGVSVKGAKWGRPDDVVAIAGAINGLSQDHRDFIAAGGLGPLIGDGQLNYRRERVLETYYAYALNKALTFTADYQLIVNPAYNADRGPVSVFSGRLHGEF; encoded by the coding sequence TTGCGAACGGCCGCGGCGATTGCCTCGGGCGTATTGGCTTTTCCCGCCACCAGCCGCGCGGCCGATCTGCCGCTGAAGGCACCGGCCTTGAAGGCGGTCTATGACTGGACCGGCCTCTATATCGGTGCGCATGCCGGTTTCACCCGCGGCACGTCCTCGGCCACGCTGACCGATCCCACGGTCGCGACCGACAATCATGTCTTCACCGGCGCGACCGGCGGCGTGCAGGCCGGCTACAATTGGCGCCTCAATTCGGGCTTCCTGCTCGGCGTCGAAGGCGACATCTCCTTTCCGAACTATCTGCCTTCGAACCATGTGGTGTCGTCGGCTGCGACCGCCCTGTCGAGCGCCGAGGAACGTTGGGACTATGTCGCGAGCCTGCGCGCGCGGCTCGGCTACACCACCGGCCCCTTTCTGTTCTACGCAACCGGCGGCGCCGCGTTTGCCGGCGAGCGCTTCCTCTCGACACCGACCGGCGGCACTGAGGAGAAGGTGTTGAACACGCGGTTCGGCTGGACCGCCGGCGGCGGCGTCGAATATGCCTTCGCGCCGCACTGGAGCGCTCGGCTGGAATATCTCTACAGTAAATTCGAGAACGCCCACGTCACCTTCCCCTCCGGCGCGCAATATTCGTCCTCGATGGATTTCCAGAGCCTGCGGATCGGCCTCAATCGCAAGATCGACTGGCCGGGCCTGCCGACTTACAACCCGAAGTCGGATGTGACGGACACCGAGTCCAGCCGCTGGGAGATTCACGGCCAGTCGACCGTGCTGGGGCAGGGCTACCCCGCGTTCCACGCGCCCTATACCGGACCGAACAGCCTGCTCCCGTCGCCGGATTTCCAGCAGACCTGGAGCAACTCGCTCTATCTGAATGCGCGGCTGTGGGATGGCGGCGAGGTCTACTTCAATCCCGAGCTGCTGCAGGGCTTTGGCTTCAATAACACGACGGGCGCTGCCGGCTTTCCCAATGGCGAAGCGCAGAAGTCCGGCTTCCCCTATCCGCACTTCAACGCCTCGCGGCTGTTCGTGCGCCACACCTTCGGCTTCGGCGGCGAGCAGGAGGAGCTTCCCAGCGGCCAGTTTCAGCTTGCCGGCAAGGCCGACGTGTCGCGTCTGACCTTGCAGGTCGGAAAGCTCTCCGTGGTCGACGTGTTCGACGGCAATTCCTATGCGCACGACCCGCGCAAGGACTTCATGAACTGGTCGATCTGGGCATCCGGCGCCTTCGACTACGCCGCCGACAAGCTCGGCCTCGGCTATGGCGCAACGGCCGAATTGAATCAGAAGCAATGGGCGCTACGCGCCGGCTACTTCCTGATCGACGCGCAGTCCAACTCGAACAATTTCGACATGAATATCGGCCGCCGCGGCGAATATGTCGTCGAGCTCGAGACCCGATATTCGCTGTTCGGCCAGCCCGGCAAGCTGCGCACACTCGGCTTCGTCAACAGCGCCTATTCCGGCAGCTATCGCGAGACGCTGGACAATCCCCTGCTTAACCTCGACATCAGCCAGACCCGCCGCGGCCGCCTCAAATACGGCTACGCTTTGAACGTCGAACAGGCGATCACCGACGACGTCGGCGTGTTCGGCCGCTGGAGCTGGAACGACGGCCGCAACGAGATCATGGCCTTCACTGACATCGACCGCAGCCTGTCCGGCGGCGTCTCGGTCAAGGGAGCGAAATGGGGCCGACCCGACGACGTCGTCGCCATTGCCGGCGCGATCAACGGCCTCTCGCAGGACCATCGCGACTTCATCGCCGCCGGCGGTCTCGGTCCGCTGATCGGCGACGGCCAGCTCAACTACCGCAGGGAACGCGTGCTGGAGACCTATTACGCCTACGCGCTGAACAAGGCCCTGACCTTCACCGCGGATTACCAGCTCATCGTCAATCCCGCCTACAACGCCGATCGCGGCCCGGTATCGGTATTCTCAGGACGGTTGCACGGAGAGTTCTGA
- a CDS encoding glycine zipper domain-containing protein translates to MLRGLRIGSFAIAACLTVVMAMPAHEAAAQDAIGGAILGGVGGAIVGGAIGGGRGAAIGAVVGAGTGAAIASEGERRRSGYYAYQRGCYMQRRDGSYVPVDPRYCY, encoded by the coding sequence ATGCTTCGAGGTCTTCGCATTGGAAGTTTCGCTATCGCGGCATGTCTGACAGTCGTGATGGCGATGCCTGCTCATGAGGCGGCGGCGCAGGACGCAATTGGCGGTGCCATCCTCGGCGGCGTCGGCGGAGCGATCGTGGGTGGCGCCATCGGCGGAGGCCGCGGCGCTGCCATCGGCGCGGTCGTCGGTGCCGGCACGGGGGCTGCGATCGCCTCCGAGGGCGAACGCCGCCGCTCTGGCTATTATGCCTATCAGCGCGGCTGCTACATGCAGCGCCGGGACGGCTCCTATGTCCCGGTCGACCCGCGATATTGCTACTAG
- a CDS encoding ABC transporter ATP-binding protein gives MSSVQTSAGVETGLTALAVSLRGVTKTYDNGVLALGPLDLAVRKGEFISLLGPSGCGKSTALRLIAELSAPSSGIVRLARRERGPQPGLVQPGHGIGFVFQEPTLMPWTSVRENVRLPLKLAGVPKAEARARADEALASVGLADFVDAFPRELSGGMKMRVSLARALVTDPDILLMDEPFAALDEITRFRLNDDLLALWRRLGKTVIFVTHSVFESVYLSQRVVVMTARPGRIQADFRIETVEPRGEEFRTSVAYSDYCRKVSAALAPSYAGQSTL, from the coding sequence ATGTCATCAGTCCAAACGTCGGCGGGGGTCGAGACCGGCCTGACGGCCCTGGCTGTCAGCCTGCGCGGCGTGACGAAGACCTATGACAACGGCGTGCTGGCGCTCGGTCCGCTCGATCTTGCGGTGCGCAAGGGCGAGTTCATCTCGCTGCTGGGTCCGTCAGGTTGCGGCAAGTCGACGGCGCTGCGGCTGATCGCGGAGCTCAGCGCGCCGTCATCCGGTATCGTGAGGCTGGCGCGTCGCGAGCGCGGACCCCAGCCAGGTCTTGTTCAACCAGGTCATGGCATCGGCTTCGTGTTTCAGGAACCAACCCTGATGCCCTGGACCAGCGTACGCGAGAACGTGCGATTGCCGCTGAAGCTCGCAGGCGTTCCTAAGGCGGAGGCGCGCGCGCGTGCCGACGAGGCGCTGGCAAGCGTCGGGCTTGCCGATTTCGTCGACGCCTTTCCCCGCGAGCTCTCCGGCGGCATGAAGATGCGGGTGTCGCTGGCGCGCGCGCTCGTCACCGACCCTGACATCCTCCTGATGGATGAGCCGTTCGCCGCGCTCGACGAAATCACGCGCTTCCGCCTCAACGACGATTTGCTCGCGCTGTGGCGCAGGCTTGGCAAGACCGTCATCTTCGTCACGCATTCGGTGTTCGAATCCGTCTATCTGTCGCAGCGCGTGGTGGTCATGACGGCGCGGCCGGGCCGCATCCAGGCCGACTTCCGCATCGAGACGGTCGAGCCGCGTGGCGAGGAGTTTCGCACTTCAGTCGCCTATTCCGATTATTGCCGCAAAGTGTCGGCGGCGCTGGCGCCGTCCTATGCAGGGCAGTCGACGCTATGA